ATTCAATCCAGCTAGAGCATCGGCAGCGGAAGTAAACAATCGCTTGGCAAATCAACAGAATCACAACTCTGTAGTGGATAGAAATAGACTAGAATCGCAACGTATCGCCGAACAGAGAGCGCATGAACAACAACAGCGTATTGCTGCTCAAAATCATCTATAAATAAAACTTCTAGTTATGTTTAGCGATCGCTTTCGCCAAACATAACTAGAGTTGCAGAGAACTGAGACAGATACCTTAGCTGATTCGTTAAGGTATCTGTCTCTAATGTTGGGGAATTCCATTTTTGGAATCCTTTCTAGATATGGGGTATAACAAAGGCGTATTCTGAGACGATTTTGTTGCCAATAATATGTTCTTGAAGTACTCGCTCTAGTACCTCTGCGGTTGCTGAGTGATACCAAACTCCATCTGGATAAACTAATAAAATTGGGCCGCGATCGCATACCCGCAAGCAATTAGTTTTAGTCCGAAAGATTTTCGCTTCGAGATCGAGTTCTTTAATACGGCGTTTGAGATAGTCCCATGCTTGCAAACCTACTTCTTTTTTGCAGCAGAGGGGCTTAGTCGGATCGGCACATAGAAATAAATGTTTCTCGATCTGGGGAATTGATAGTTGCTGGGCGCGATTTGCTAGCTGTTGGCGAACCAAATCTAAATCTAAGACAAGATCTTCATTCATCACTAAATCTGGAGTCATAATTTTGCTTGTTATCCTCTCCTACCCCGCATAAGCAGGTAGCCAAGAACTTAAGTTCTTGTGCAGTCATCTAAAGATGACTGCACAAGATTAACCTGTTTCCAATGGGTTTAAATCTTAGCCTGTACTTGAGTGCAGGGCGCGTATATAACCGTATAGCGATTGTCATTTTGCAGTAGGCAAAATGACAACTCAAAAACCCTACTGAGATTGATTTGTTTTTTCAAATGAGTATGCACACATTTGAAAACCGCTATAGTGCAAAGAAGAGAGGCTGCTATGTGTAGGTGTGAGGTTTGTAGATCTAAGGGTTCAATTCGTTGATAACTTT
This portion of the Pseudanabaena sp. BC1403 genome encodes:
- a CDS encoding ferredoxin; protein product: MTPDLVMNEDLVLDLDLVRQQLANRAQQLSIPQIEKHLFLCADPTKPLCCKKEVGLQAWDYLKRRIKELDLEAKIFRTKTNCLRVCDRGPILLVYPDGVWYHSATAEVLERVLQEHIIGNKIVSEYAFVIPHI